The stretch of DNA CGTGGATAACGGGCCATCTCAAATCAAATTCCGAACACAGATGCATCAGATACCTGGTTTCTTCCAGAGTCCAGCCTGGAGTAGCCAGCTTGAGACCATCGTAGTCCTCCTGCGTCAGCTCGGGGAAAGAAATCTGCGTGTTGAGAGCCGCAAACGGATACTGGTCGCCCTGAGTGAGCTCGCCTCCTCGAACCCAGTGGCTCAAAATGAGTCCATCTTCTCGTGCCTGGTTCTGGAAGGGAGTCCACATCCACGGGGTCAACTTGGCCTGCCACTGGGGCTTGTCCTTGAAAAGCGACGTGTGCGAATCCTTGGTCACGGACACAGACGGCGTGTTTTCACCCATGAGCGCGAACAGCTCTCGCTGCATTCCGTCCATCCTCTTGCCGCCTACGGGAGCCGCCAGCTTCTGTCGCTTGGGCTGCTGAGTCAGCTTGTCGTTGGGCTCCAGGTCCGGCAGGTCCAGCACGTCTCTAACATCGGAAGAAGACGCCATATTGTGTCGTGATTAGCGCtgttgatgaagatgtTTTCGCGCAGTGGTGGAGGTTGTTTGGCCATGCATGGTGAGAATTTGGGATCACGTGCGCGAACTTTGTTGTAGATAGTAGGTGGAATGACCATGGTAGAGAAAACTAGCAACGTAGGTATTTATATACAGAAGCAGCACGGTTTCCGTCATGTTGAATATGTGTTTGTCGTctggttgttgttttttggagGGGAAagcagtcacgtgacgcctATCGAAGGTACTCGTATGAAAACATTACTAAGAGCGATGAAGCCATAGAAGGTGTTATACTACAAAGTATAGTAGCGAACGTTTAGGTGTTTGTAGTTGTTTGATcgaatgtactgtaggtgaTATGaagaactacaagtaccgcCTCTGCCCAACTACTATCTGCACCGCCACAGGTTGGGATCCGGGCCTATGTTCAATCTAAGACACCCACCAGCCACAGCAATGAGCTTAAGAGCAGAGCAAGGGACATTAGGGCGACGTCAAACTCGAGTACCACTTGACTTTTTCGTTGTTTTCTTATCCTCTTTTGGATTTCCGGCAGACCGGGTGTGTACTGGAGCTACCTTGTAGAGACACACGGGGATGTAGGTTTGGTAGACCTTGGTTTGGTTGATTCGAATACTAACATCACGGGTTGGCGGATACATTTTGGAGACAGTAGCACGAGACGTCTGAACGGTGGCAAAAACGAGATATCTAGGAAATCGGATCATTTGCCTGAAATCTTTCAATCCTCGAACTCCCCAATCGCACCCCTCTTTCTCTTGTTACAGGATACGCTGCCTTCGTCTGGACGTGGGAACATTTAACTCAGGGCGGGGTTGCGAGAAAGTTGCAGAGCGAGGCGGCTCAGGAAAGGCGCTGCTGTAATTCCACGGATAAAATGAGCCGACGGATTGTATCTGTGACCACAATGGATCATGATCTTGGTCACCTCTCGGGTAGCTAGCGATATGGCACCACAAGCACCACAACTAGGCGTCCGCTTATCCGCTTATCCGCTTATCCAGATCTTGCATGTCTGACGTCAATCTTGCATGCTGTAGTGAGAGAGCGAGTAATATTTGGTTTTATTGGGTGACTAATAGCATCGGCATTGTTGCGAGCGCTTTTACGggttgtttgttttttgttttttgttttttgtgaAAAGCTCAGCTCAGACCGTATTAAAAAACTACAAgcacagtacagtatgtagtacTCATACAACTATGACAGTAACTTCTAAATTTCATTCATTTCATGCTATGCGTTGGTATTTACAATATAAATATCTAGGTTTCAAAAGGTGGGGGTGCCTTAGTTGGCAATCTCGTCTCGAGACCAGCCCTGGCCCTTGTAGGTGCTCAGGTCCTTGGAAGGCTGGGGATGGCCATTATCGATCTTCAGAGCGAAGGGGTTTCGGTCGTGATCCTGGTCAAGGTTACCAAGAGTGTGGTTGACCTCACAGTGCTTGGCCTCGTCAGCTCGGATGTACTCAATCAGATCTCGCATGGTAGGGTTGGGGCCCATGTGCCAGTAGTCGATGGCAATCTCGGGGATCTTGACCTTGTGGCCCTCCCACTCGGGGAGTCGGCCAGCGTCAATATCGGTAATGCAACGGGTGTAGGTGATGacggcctcctcctcgaggtAGCCGACAAATCGATGGCAGATTCGAGGGGACATGAGATAGgccatgaagaagaggttgaaGAAGACACCCTGGCCGAGCAGGATCATAGTTCGCATAAAGTAGCCGGGCTTGTGCATCTTCAGGAAGGTGAGCAGATGCATTCGCTCGTTGTAGGCCTCCTCGAGAAGAGTCTCGATCCAGGCTCGGTCTCGCTTGAGAGCTCGCAGAGACTGCAGATGTCGGCACAT from Yarrowia lipolytica chromosome 1D, complete sequence encodes:
- a CDS encoding uncharacterized protein (Compare to YALI0D09933g, similar to uniprot|Q8J0I8 Yarrowia lipolytica Alternative oxidase), which encodes MTLLTTTSLLRTSRALAKVSVSVSRPTQFQHRFMATATSKEDYVKDPGDTKTLANTKMNDSSIYGADDSQKYETTPMWVHPIYTKEQMENLVVRHREAKTFSDKCALAAIRTMRWSFDLFTGYRHPKPGQENLKRFEMTPDKWYQRFLFLESIAGVPGMVGGMCRHLQSLRALKRDRAWIETLLEEAYNERMHLLTFLKMHKPGYFMRTMILLGQGVFFNLFFMAYLMSPRICHRFVGYLEEEAVITYTRCITDIDAGRLPEWEGHKVKIPEIAIDYWHMGPNPTMRDLIEYIRADEAKHCEVNHTLGNLDQDHDRNPFALKIDNGHPQPSKDLSTYKGQGWSRDEIAN